In Periplaneta americana isolate PAMFEO1 chromosome 8, P.americana_PAMFEO1_priV1, whole genome shotgun sequence, the sequence ctaatattgccgggtaaaacattatataactttttacaaatctctacaaagctgctattagtagtagtgtagttacattgtccttttcttaaatcatttttatgccttgtaGAATAGCTATGTACTGAGCTATtagtagtaaaattattaatagttgtttgtacatacattaaacaacttaaaatatacaaagacggtacagttaaaatttcaagtctccgatataaaggtttacaatgtgtacggttatcaacattacaaattattcttactgccctcttttgtagtttcaataactttattattttaggatcattaccccaaactattattccatacgtcagatggctatggatataagcatagtatacggattttagcacttcaacactaacatgtgtttttaatttccttaacataaaaatacctttgttgAGTTTCTTAGATAGTATgtcaacgttgttacctcaacacatctctatctatctgcagcgagtcaacaacctatagtgcacgcacagtaaacttattgtatcgggtccaaagtctcgaagcctgccgATAACCATCTTCAAAGATTGGCAACTCTACATTACAATATTCATAGCATTTCTCCtgcagctagtcagcgatgtgggGGGAGGGGTTTACCAAGACACATCAAGAGATGCATGAAAACTTGGATACGTTATAAATCTTAGCACAGTCAACTGGTGTGTATGAGAATACGCCCAGACAGAGATTAGCGTAATAGATCACTATGATGGACGTATAGCTGAAGTTACATCATGTCCCTTCAAAAAAAGATAATATGATAACAATTGTAATGATAATACTCGTAGTAGGCCTAATGGTGATAACTACTATATTACTTAATGTCAATggaattgatgatgatgaaacgATATTTGGCGAGCTGTggcatacattacctgacattcgacttacggttacggaaaacctcggaaaaggcATAACCAGGTAATctttcaagcgggaatcgaatccacacccggatcagcaagcaaacaAACCTGTCGCctaagctacgccagtggctctgtgTTTTCATTATCCAGTAAGAAACAAATGTATATATCTCTttattctaaccacgacgtaaataccagatcacttatctgtggcacgctaagtatacctcttcatagaacatcttgttattcatcatcttttacaatatccacctcgcgccaatggaattccttgtcacaaagtattaggggctgcaagacaacaaacacctttaagaacagcttaaaagataaccttattagcatttcactccaatcatactgatttaaactatcactgactacattgttacttttttctttagacatcatcttgattgtgctgtattttcaaaattgtctcataataatctctttctattatctaatattatttgtaatatattaacattctatgtattttagtttaattctgctacacagtttatttcagtgtttaattaatagttcatagtattttgttgtttaattcgtaaataactcttgtatacatgtaactctcatctaaatcaaattgttgaattctttgtaagttcatgcatatgtatatacactttttgctggttgagtggaagagaaggccttacggccttaactctgccagctaaaataaatcattattattattattattattattattattattattattattattattattattattattattataaatgtcgATGTTTGCTTATGTTGAAAGCTTGTTGAGAAAAATGACATTCATGTCAATCCTGAAGTGATAGCTAAGGTACAGGAGCACTGCCATTATTTTTGAAACAGTGTTCTGGAATTAAGTTCTTTACTAAAGAGCTTAGTTCATAACTTTggttaaaaatcaaattttactcGCGAGAAAGAGTTTTCCTTCAAAGGTTTctgctaaaaaaaaaatagttttgctgTTACACGGCCACCCTGACTAAGCCTACCCTCTGTCTATAAGCCAAATATACTTCATTTCAGTAGACATTTTGATAAACTGCTGGAATGCACGTACTTGACATGATTCGTATCATTTAGGTCTATAaagtaaaatagtacattatgcaacgagcctataatggtagtaattaagacgcgagtatgtttgtttatgaaacgagcgcaagcgagtttcataattttcatacgagcgtcttaattaccattataggcaagtttcatacgactttttatgctggaccatattcctaacttgaaattattcataagtattcatgttatggttatcgaagtgaggagcggaactgaccttaaattgtgagatgtgcgcagacgcgaaagtattgatttttgccgaggaacgaatgtcattgaccttgatgtaatctagagaataacatgaactaattttgatataacctggaaattgatttagaattgaaaaacgagatgacaaattgaatttatttgaatattatttacaattaacgctaattattatagtaacagaacataaccttctgcaacagtattggatttccagcctccgtgacattttgctagttgcctttcgattgcatatccgagaataatcgatacttgcgcttttattatgctacaatggtgatttctcattggctgaacaactgaactataatgaataggtgtactttaatgatgtgcattaaagggctactaccaggtgtataattactacatttcggcatggtcgagcatgaagtATTTTGTAATGTTCTATGTACTAttggacagaaaatatataacaaGTCTGCCACGAAATTCCAACATAACAGAGTCATAATAGATAGTGATGTAGATGAAGTTTCTCTTACATGTTACACCAAACTGCATCTATGTCATGGCGTCAACAGATCTAATAAAGCCAAGTCCTACCAGCCGACTGTTAGCTTTAAGCCCACTTACTCGTAGGAGAGGTAGACGATCATGCCACCAATATGGctgtaacgtgtggttagcacattGCTCTCCCTGGCTGTTGTGGCTGGTTTGGTAGTGCTGATTAGGCTACGCTACTCATTGTAGATCCTAATTATCCAACTTTCCTCCGACATGAGAACTTGAACCAATGCGCGTTCCTTACCGTCAGTCCGAAGCATAACGTCTTACGTTAGACCAAGCGGCTACTGCGAGGGGCCAATCTGTATCTACAGTAGAATAATTTTAACTTCGCTAGCGACGAACAGAAAGATGGACTTAAGAAATTTgtggtattttttaaatgttatgttattttacacTAAGGCCCAGTTTAATAAAATCAACTGACTATTTTGTAAACAAAGACGACCTACGGGGGAAAAACTCCCCGGACGACCACCCAAGAGATGGGACAATAGCTGATCAATATTTATACAGAATGAGGCCTGGTAAACAGGGGAAACTCTAATAAAATGAAGAAGAACTATAGCTCTAATATGTTACATTTAACTGAACAGTAGTAAATAACTGGATGTTAGTTGCTACATATTATGTCGGTAATTTTTCCACTAAGAATTTTGGTAatcgaaatatcacttttaaattatttatcatcaACTTCAAAGAATGAATTTTCTCGCTcgtgaagaagaagaggaggaggatggCGAAATTGAATATCATCATTAGATCAGATATCAAAAAAACCAAAAGcctggaaataaatatatttatttgtaattttacttaacccaaaaaatatattaaaagtgtGTAAACATCATTTCATCACAATCGGAGACTAAGAATTGACAAAAGTGAATGCAAATAAAGTTAACTTGTCATTTTACTTATAAGCACAATTCTTTTTACCTTCTTTTCTTTCGCAGTACTTTATGTAAACTTCAGTTAATATGATTAACTTGAAAAGATTCGTCAGTTATATTTAGCTTAAAGTTATACCTTGAAATGATGTACAACTAGGTGTATGTACATTTGTATGCTGGGTCTTTCAGTGCAATTATCTGAGAACTAAACAAATGACAGTTTTCTTTCTGTGCTTAGTAGGGCAGTAGTGCTCCAAACAGCAGAATGCACGCGACATAGGAGATCGTGCGGGGGGATTGTCGCTCGCAGGGGGGATTCTAGATTTGTGATTGGTTGGATATAAGACGAGCCTCTCAACTATATCAGGCTTGAAAACATTGTCTTCGTACTGTTCAATAGAACATTGCATTACGATGTaatacagtccacatctgtggagtaacggttagcgcgtctggccgcgaaaccagatggtccAGAATCTAataccggtcgggacaagttacctggttgaggtttatccgggattttctctcaacccaatacgagcaaatgctgggtaactttcggtgctggaccccggactcatttcaccggcactatcaccttcatctcattcagacgctaaataacctgagatgctgatacagcgttgtaaaataacctatttaaaaaaaCGATGTAATACATGCTCGTTGCTTTCTTAGTGAATAGTAGCATATGTCACGCCTCGCCCCTAGTGTTGCCAAGACGCATTCTCCTGGTTGGGACACTATAGTAATCATAGATCCACAACAGTATTTCCACATTTAATAACATGTTTAACACAGtttggcccggtttcttcaacctttgttaaattataacagtgtattattccattttaactgtaaacttaacagttgaagcagtTTTTCAActgctgttagtactaacaggctgttaaaacctatgttaatttaactgcccaatttcatgtagttaaatcatttaactctctgttagcatagaagtatccaatatggctggtgcgttagatgctgatcttttatatcttgattatttgggaaatgatatccatgaatacataaacagagcagaTGATTTGTGTGATTTGatagaacagaagttcatacaaaggtatatgctattttctgccaagcctcacttttcgctttcaacttagatccgtttgtttatttattcttattaattGGTTTAtgctgcgaaataatttccagcagaaggtttctttcgaacgaagagaaattagtcccaggatttctttttgttccagtgttttccatttcataacagcaataccaatacgccgctccacgctattgtgatacagacgaggaaagaagcacaaatcaaacctgagagaatagaaagacttctattctctctgaatcaaacaacggaaacaagcgagaatcgcaattgtcagagttcagaaaacagaagtgaaccTATACTTTgttaaactctagaatatctggtcctaacagagagttaacaaacagaatgttaaaatgtcaaatgtaaagttgaagaaacgcaatattttaacagcaattcatacttttaacttacagttaattaacgctatgttaggtgcattttaacaaaggttgaagaaaccgggcctttgAGCTTGAAACGTAACCATTCATTAATctttagtgttttttttattattggaaATGTCTGGAATCCTCGAGTATTTGGACTTTGCGAATACCGTGTCTAAATACCTCGCTTTATTATTTATCTTCCTACAGAACCACATTACCTTATATGATTTCACACTATTTTGCCTGAACTGTGTGTCAATTAGGGCCATCAAATTTGAAGAGCGATTCAGAGGTATCCGTAGCTCTGAGCCACCTGCATATTGCCGCCCCTGACTCTGGTCTTGTGGGGCACTTCTCTGAGGTCGATGTCGTGGGGCACCAACCAGATGTCTCTCTTGCCTTTATCCTTCCTGGCACTTGGCAGGTCGGTGGAGTCGAACTCGATGTAGAAGTCCAGACGATTCAACTTGTCCAGAAGTGTTGACTCACTGCCATCCCAGTTGTTCTTGAGCAGCTTCCAGTTGTCTGTGGAAGGCGGTAGGGAGGTAAGGTACACGCCTTCACCCATGTATACATCCCGAACCCTGTCCTTAGAACTCCGAATTACTCCTTCTGAGAGTATGCCGGAGCAGCCTTCGGCAGATGTGTAGTGGTACAGTTTCACCATTTTTTTCTGAAAGCAATGCCCTTTCTAAAAGTAAATAAGTTTCTAATTTGAGCACCAATAAATGATCAGTAGACAGCGGAAAAATAAGTCATTCGGACGCGaaggtactgtccgttactcaggagaagacgagcggaaagaatgtgaccttcttgactatcgctgttgattattataaacatcgctcagataagcatcccagtagccaggtcaTTACTCGtgaggaaacatgagtaacaatgcgaatggaaattaagggtatatgtacgtgaacgaccacaagtattatcagcaggcttcgagactttggacccgatacaataagtttactgtgcgtgCACTATAGGttattgactcgctgcaggtaggtagagatgtgttgaggtaacaacgttgctatttagagcaaagtacggtagtatggggaaacacacacatatgtacattctgaaagtaaatatacattacacaatgacaatttcaaaagaatgtgaaaagcatttattctcctgtcttttataagcatttgtgtttaattatacacagtgttaatggtggaaataagcatgtagcaattttaattttttcatttatcctattggtcgtctttaggaagtgcagttacagtaccgaattgcaatgtacctactacaagatacattctcagtgtctcaaacgtaaatctttttcggttatctgccaaagtttgtactgtagaaagctgcgctctacgtcgcaagacgtgataggagcaaaacgaaaaaacctaagacacagtcctttattctcgggtgactctatgcccactaatttactgtttatgttacataatgttccatatccgttatttttacataaacttgatttccacttctattttacacgttcagtaaccggtgtatttggtgtctcattaattctctgcgtcattttctaaattaatttgagggcttccagcatctcttgctctgacttttctaatagTGTAATGGTTTCAGACACAGtgtgaaaataggtttgtatgaaaaccaaattatttatCAGAACCTTAAAattcagagcgtttttctttgcgtatttgttggcattcattctacagtacccccacccactgtacgctttaccccTATACCCAGCATGCCGTTATGCCGATTTCCCACtaaactgctctattgggtccgaagtctcgaagcctgattatcagaaaatgtaggctctaaatttctaaaattttataagaaaatgaactcactattggacaaaaattacaaggtaccacaacaagacttattagaacttaaatatctgataaaagtataaaaaaggttactaatattttttgaaaccagttttatcaaagtatgaaaaaaaaaaacaaaaaaaaaatctgcagttaactatatcatttggtaaccataacattgttatggtctctctgacgtctttaatatttttcctgcatgtaataaacacttatttctgaaaagtagactactctcagacgtgtagagttgtttattttaatgcaattatttttttcatttgtcctatataaaataattaaaatttacataatgttttgtgaccaaatttttgtattttcacagaaatgggcattattgtagtctacattttgcataaatgcacgttaaatacgtgtacaaaatttcagaattctatctatCTCTAatcgttgtggagttatgaaataatatgtgtgaaaattgtcaaattttcgaaaatttaatttaaactaaaaagtgaattctaaaaacatattattagtgaccttttttatacttttatgctcgaccacgccgaaatgtagtaattatacacctggtagcagacctttaatgcatatcattaaagtacacctactcattaaaggtcaggtctttcagccaatgacgactcaggttacaactgttcagccaatgacaggtcagctttctaccgttataaaaccgcaagtatcgattattctcggatatgcactcgaaagagaattagcgaaaagtcacggaggctggaaatccaatactgtcgcagaaggttatgttctgttactataataattagcgttaattgtaaataatattcaaataaattcaatttgtcatctcgtttttcaatgtctaatttaatttgaatgttatctctgtaggttcttatggcctagcaaggtcaatgtggacatctgttcctcggaaaaaatcaatactttcgcgtctgcgcacatctcacaacatacgggacattggtcaaggtcagatacaaataaaattaataatatcaagttagaaatatggtcgagcataaaaagtcgtatgaaactcgcctataatggtaattaagaacctcatatgaaaattatgaaactcgcttgcgctcgtttcataaatatccatactcgcttcttaattaccttcattataggctcgttgcataatgtactattatcagatatttaagttctaataagtcttgttgtggtaccttgtaatttttgtccaattgtgagttcatttccttataaaattttagaaatttagagcctgcattttctgataatacttgtgatcgttcacgtacatatacccttaaagctaagttgaacagaaggagacctaatgttcccgcctactgcagtacaaatattgcacgtgttgtcgtacgttatctgttcacatcccttcctcctcagtccgctctcgtgtTCTCCTGGGTCACCGACAGTAGCTACAACGCGACTAATTTGTCTCGTTtgagggttgttgtttacgtaagcacagcaGGCATACTAGTGGCGCGTGCAGGTATAGGCCGGGGGAAATGTAAATTGACACACGGAATGATCACTGAATAGTGATTGTATGTTGATATAACTATTGTAAtggcatattttgtgtacttttctattaAACCCTTTAAAGTAAGGATTgttcaacgttttgaatggaatattgcaacttatcatcattcgacacaaattctggcaaaagtcatatttcatatttcaggcggaatttgaacttgaacctttattttcttctaacatacgagcaacatttttcatgtgtttctgtgtattagaGTGAcgttctatcgattgttttgttgtgtttttaatgcacacatataTAACCAGTATCACTGTTAAAAATGTCGACAAcatattcttgtattttttttattttttttttattttattgggttattttacgacgctgtgtcaacatctaggttatttagcgtctgaatgaaatgaaggtggagtagtagggtttaagaagggcgcgtcagctactatggctatttgcgcccttatctaaaattcttaatataacaaatacataaataatataataatcagagtgctaaaagaactaaaaagcgttgtcacgataaaaaaaaaatgttatgttttatttaatgacgctcgcaactgcagtggttatatcagcgtcgccggatgtgccggaattttgtcccgcaggagttcttttacatgccagtaaatctactgacatgagcctgtcacatttaagaacacttaaatgccatcgacctggcccgggatcgaacccgcaaccttgggcatagaaggccagcgctataccaacttgccaaccaggtcgacttgtcacgataaaacgaggtacacaaatgcagtagacataaggtgatttctacagaatcataaaagtgagcaattctaccacactaggtggtattcaagacgaacaaataaaactaaggccaccagagataacttgtcaatcatattttaaaaccataaaattttataaaatattcggatgtataaagtccgaaatgtcaacaatgtaaaatcaaatataaaacaacaaatgtaacctccggatgtaaagggtccggaggataagtaaaacggatcaataaaaaactaaatcaccttatccaaacctgtatttgataaaaatctcagaactgcatttgtacaattaaaatcatttccagaaatgaaggtgataatgccggtgaaatgagtccggagtccagcaccgaaagttacccagcatttactcgtattgggttgagggaaaacccccggaaaaacctcaattaggtaactttccccgaccgggattcgaacccgggccacttgctttcgcggccagagcgctgaccgttactccacatgtgtatTCTTGTTTTAAAGAATatgtttttaacatctgtcttcggcattatgatcacttcaccgaacacaaatgaataatatgtttacgtatctcaatgttctctgttcacgtacggacgaggactgactgagaacgcagagtggcagctgttttcggtgttcgcgtggtgctctctgcggacggtaccgtgttgtagctgcctacttgggaagcgtgcacacctcatgccatattctatgcgtacagtacttttaaaccgtaaacatgacttttatttgacttttttcccgCTGTCTAATGATCAGTAATGCTGCGTAGATTCCTTGCACGATATAATTGCGCTGTGACGTTATAGAGAAGGGGTAATATCGTAAAATCGCTAGTTAAGAATTTCAGTGCGTCTGAATCTTGAGAACGCAAATTTGAATTGCTCTTACTATTGCTTTgtgaattcgaaaataattaaataataattgtgtCAATTATAAAATTTTACACTCTGCAGCATTTGAAGCTGAAAGTAAGTTAGTATTGGATTACGGTTCTATCACTAGTCGAATTTTCACTATTAATTACGTTGTGATTACAGCAGGCCTGctcaaacagcgctcaacgagcgcgcgcgctccttcggagcgggagagcggtagatacgatagaatttaacacaagaaagtcattaatacatattccgaagttattAAATATTTGAACTACTGCGGCCACCAAATTACGAGTATTTAGGCCCACATTCTTGCATAATATTGTCCgtacaaatacataaaaaaaccgTCGAAAGACTCTATCCTTTTCTTCAAAGTGACTGGTCAAAATTATTGGTCGTTTGGCGATACAGAAGGTATCGCGGTAGCCTAAAACCTGgcaaataaatctgaaataagaGTTCTTCGCGTAATATGTCCCATAATCgccaaaaattttaataaactcAACACTGCATacaagatatacagggacatcactttatttttaccaacatttttaacattaacctggctatactcggaaactctgttgcccccttccattacaggagtttgatgttactagtgcaatatgtaaacaaatcattttactaggtataggaggagagaaaagtagtgtatccatttatgttgtagggaaatacgatattacgattttcagtttgattatcacttttacggaatttatcaaaatacagtagagtagtaacatttttttttcaaaaactcaacttttcaggcggctatgttcgttatgtaatgtctactttatttagcatattaattattggtgataacatacaatatagagagtgcatttaaattgagggagtcataagtaaaggactgtaagtgcacttaagttactttagagaaaatggggtttaaatatttaagctttcgaaaaatcagtgaaatttttatttaacttttaatgtgtgatgcgattaaaatatccctttaccactaaaattttagatactttagcttacactggatgcacttaactcatgttattacaaatgccactagcattcctttgcttctagccacctcaattcaaaataagctaatctgaatttttaaatgaattgctgaaaatggttgccgttcattacagtggaggcttcaattcttttatgcatattattaaaaacattttgaagcatattctctgaaattgaatttatcgtttcttgaatatatttttttagtacgatattattaatataggttctttcttctatagaaaacgcaaccatatttctgaaacacactatacactgcagtgtttacttcagtgcttgaagacttcgagtgcaacagcggccgtaagtttgtgtgtctgacgggagcaaggacattagtgaaggggtgggagtgaagtacattcagaaacgcaggtacaataaaaatgcaagtaaaaataaaatgatgtccctgtagaagaaataaagaatactTGCGCTTAAGAAATGTACATACCTTCTATTATAATTTCACCCGGCAAACTCGGTGCTAAATTTTTCTAAACCTCCTCTCACCGCTTCCTCTACGTAGAATGACGCTTCCAGCCAGCTTCTCTATTTACTTATACTGGTTATTTCTGTTAATCCCCATCACATGATACAGGAAAGGATGTAATACATTATCGTTGCTTTCTTAGTGAATAGTAGCATAGGCCTATGTCACGCCTCGCCCCTAGTGTTGCCAAGACGCATTCTCCTGGTTTATACAAGGATAGGTTACTTTGACAGGCGCATGTCGACGAAGTTTTATCACTTTGTCGCTGAAACATGTACTGTTATTGTAGATAAACATTGCCTGACCTGTTCAATGCCTGCATTGTATAGGGAAATGTTCCCAGCACATCTGTCtttagagagaaaaagagagatacTGAATTAAGCCGGCACTTCCTTCACCATTCGCAGAATTTTACTTTATCAGCAGTGGTAGTCATAGTAGTAAGCTTACACAGAGATCTATGTTTGACAGCTGATACAACGCACATTGATGCAATAAGATATCGATAGTAAGTTACCATCACATCCTTCCATATAATCTGAGTCACCTTTACAGTAAAGCATCGTGTGACAGTATAGTAGTGTATGTCAGTGGTGGTTTCTCGGGGAGTGaaaggaggaacgtcctcctcacatttttcttcttttgaaagtaaataccaaatgaaatatatgccttgaaattcgaggaagattcgataatttttaagtttacagctataagaaaaccttggttgatcgagttttaaacgacgcgcaatcatgtgctgctagaaaactgtgagaaagatgcgagattgtttgtgtggagaaaAGTcgatcctttcctcctttactccAGTTAgcacacacagacaacagcgcactagcggcgagAGACAGAatcagagttttaaagcaagtaaatgaacggagagggaggagatcctcctctgaatcagcgcatgggcgggaaata encodes:
- the LOC138704486 gene encoding uncharacterized protein; translation: MVKLYHYTSAEGCSGILSEGVIRSSKDRVRDVYMGEGVYLTSLPPSTDNWKLLKNNWDGSESTLLDKLNRLDFYIEFDSTDLPSARKDKGKRDIWLVPHDIDLREVPHKTRVRGGNMQVAQSYGYL